A genome region from Megalobrama amblycephala isolate DHTTF-2021 linkage group LG16, ASM1881202v1, whole genome shotgun sequence includes the following:
- the LOC125249683 gene encoding olfactory receptor 1361-like encodes MNFSVAFSNGTNSFNEGFYLTAFRTLANKNYLVLALAIIYIITLLGNLVLLIVVLMNSSLQNPKYLAVCNLAIVDISMNSVIIPQMVPVFVFNQNYVSFGACFSQMFFMHFFGDMESFSLALLAYDRLIAICWPLRYSTINTNLRMLLIIAGIWCLVILLEIFPISLAARLPYCASREVQSCCCEHSPVYKLACADTSYNRQLGTAKSLTTLLGPLTFIIFTYVIVVVAVMRIASTTQRWKAFHTCFTHLLLVLLYYMPVMLAFVLGNLRLIQNFDLYTAVLTVSVTLPPMLNPIIYSLKTDEIRDKIVKLLGKSKMAQQIIKNEVND; translated from the coding sequence ATGAATTTTTCAGTTGCTTTCAGCAATGGAACTAATTCTTTCAATGAGGGATTTTATCTAACTGCCTTTCGCACTTTGGCAAACAAAAACTATCTCGTTTTGGCCTTGGCGATTATCTACATCATCACCCTGCTGGGTAATCTTGTTCTACTGATTGTTGTCCTAATGAACTCCAGCTTACAGAATCCCAAGTATCTTGCTGTGTGTAATCTAGCTATTGTTGACATTTCAATGAATAGTGTTATAATTCCTCAAATGGTGCCTGTTTTTGTGTTCAATCAGAATTATGTTTCATTTGGAGCATGTTTTTCCCAAATGttcttcatgcatttttttggtGACATGGAATCTTTCTCTCTTGCTCTTTTGGCATATGACCGGCTGATTGCGATCTGCTGGCCCCTGCGTTACTCTACCATAAACACCAACCTGAGGATGCTGCTTATAATAGCAGGGATTTGGTGTCTAGTTATTCTGCTGGAGATTTTCCCAATCAGCCTCGCTGCCAGGCTCCCTTATTGTGCCTCCAGAGAGGTACAGAGCTGCTGTTGTGAACACAGTCCAGTATACAAGTTGGCTTGTGCAGACACCTCTTACAACCGTCAACTGGGTACAGCTAAGTCACTGACCACTTTGCTAGGCCCCTtgacttttattattttcaccTATGTGATTGTAGTGGTTGCTGTGATGCGGATTGCGTCTACAACACAGCGCTGGAAGGCCTTCCACACCTGTTTCACTCACCTGCTGCTGGTCCTGCTCTATTACATGCCAGTAATGCTGGCATTCGTACTAGGGAACCTGCGTTTAATTCAGAATTTTGACCTCTACACAGCAGTTCTGACTGTTTCTGTTACCCTCCCCCCAATGCTGAACCCAATCATCTACAGCTTGAAGACTGATGAAATACGAGATAAGATAGTCAAGCTTCTGGGAAAGTCAAAAATGGCACAACAGATCATTAAAAATGAGGTCAATGATTAA